TGACATTGCCCACAGTCAAATCCCGCAGTCCACCAAGTCCAACACCACCATCCATCTCACCGAGAACCCACTCAACCAGGTAGCTGTCATCGACTAACTCCTCAACGCGCTTGTAATGTCTCTCAGTGTATGCAGCTAGTGCCTGGAGAATGTCCTTCAGACCAGCCGCGGCACGACCATCCTTTCCGCGGACGGACTGAGTCGCAAGCTCCACGAAAGTAGACGCGGGATAAGAGCGGAACAGAGCATGCAGGATGCGCTGTGAGACGCGCGAGGTGCGCGCATTAGTGTTCCAGTCCCGGAGACGGAGCAGGAGCGTACGAAGATTAGCAGGGTCCAAGTTCTGCAGGACTTCGTCAATGGACGGATTACCGGACAGACTGGCTGCAGCACGCTCACGGTCCTCGGCCGGAGCTGTTGGGTCGTCTGCGGCATTGATGGCGGAGGTGAAGAGCGAGAGCAGTCTACCCGGGTGGTTGAGTTGCAATGCTAGAGTGATGGCTTCACGGTAGGCACCGGCGCGGATGTAGTTCTGCAGCTCTTGGTCCTGTTCGACGCGAGCAGAGCTGGCGTTGACCGCGGCTGTGTAGGTGGATGATGTCGTATCGGTCCAGAAGGTCACTGTTGCGTCGGCAGAACCAGAGGCAATGGCGTAGGGAGTGGTGTTGAGCTTGGAGGAGGTTGGTTTCACGTCTGCACGTGAGCCGGATGGGGTTGGGCTGGCAAGAGCCCAGACTCGGTCGATGTGGTTGTCCAGGGTGGTTTCGAGCTCGCCTGTGTAGGGGGACCAGATCTTGACCAGACCGTCTGCGGCAGCGGAGGCGATGAGGGGACGGTCCTGGATGACGTTTTTGCGTGCTGATGCGGcctcctcgtcatcctcctcgtcgtcaGTTTGATTGTTCGAGACCTGCGGAGGCGGGAGCCAGAGAACTTTGAGAACACTATTGGTGTGGCCCTCGAAAGTCAAGAGACAGCTGTAGTCAGATAGACTCCACAGTTTGACGGTCTTGTCACCAGAGCCTGTGACTGCTAGACCACGGCTCGTGCTGGTACGTGAATCAGAGTTGATAATCGGTGTGCCTTGTGGCGCGAATCGCACCGACCAAACACCTCGCTTGTGGCCACGGAGGACACCTACTGACGAGCCTTCGTCGGCGGCCCAGATCTTCACAGTGCGATCTTGTGATGCTGAGGCAAATAATTCAGATGTAGAATCAACATCAATGGCATTGATATCTTTTTCGTGAGCCTTGCGGGTATAGATAGCCTTAGGATAGTGTGGCTTTTCTCCTGTCAGGGGCGCCAACTTGCTTGTGTCCCATCGCTTGATTGTGCGATCTTGCGAACCAGTTATTAAAAAGGCTGGCGGGTGGTTCAAAGGGTCGTTATATGCGGCACTACCAACGGGCGGTGGCACGCGCGGAAGGGCGATTGCTCCCAATGACTCGGCATGGCCAGTGAAAATAGCAAAGCAGGTGTAAGAGGACGTCTTTGGGTCAATACGCCAAAGACGGGCTGTGTTGTCTTTAGCACCAGTTGCTAACCAGTGTCCCGACCAATCTGCATCAATGCAAATGATAATATCGTCGTGGCCTTCAAGATGTGTGACATCAGCACCAAAGTACTCCTCTCCCTGAGTTGAGGGTCGATCTTCCGAGGGAGCAACCGAAACCACACGAATACTCTCTGTGTTGGTGGCCAATGCAAGCATCGATCTATCAGGCCCAATGTAAGCCAGATCAATGATCTCGTCGTCATTGCCGGAAATGCGGCGGATGATGGCCAAAGGCTCCAAAGTTGACCCAGGCTTATAATCAGACAGCGACTCGAGCGAGTGGAGGCGGAGAGTCTGATCCGCATGGACGGTGAGGACGAAAGGCAGACCAGGCGTATACTGGATAGCTACAACACTTTCAAACTCTTCTCCAGCCTCTTGTTCCTCTGTGATCTCGCTTCCACGATTGCAGTCCCAAACTCGGAGCTTGCCATTTTCTCCACCGATTACGCACAGTCCACTATCTGCAATAAAAGCCGCGGCTTCCACACTCTCCAAAACAGGTATGATTCTGCGAGTCTTCCAAGTACGCGCATCCCAGACGATGACGGTTTTGTCTCGACTGGCCGAGACCAATGCGTTCTCTGACGAGGAAAAAGACAGACTGCGGACAAGGGAAACATGTGACTCGAGCGATGCAATGGACTTTCTCTTGTGCAGATCCCATACGCGCATTTTGCCATCTTCACTGCCAGATGCTAGGCGGAATCCTGCGGTGGAAACCGTACGGGCAGAGCTCTCCGTatcctcatcgtcatcctccgcAGCCTGTTGCTTAGACTGGTTCTTCTTAGATGACTTGGCATTGCTGTCGGCAGCAGGAACCTCGAAAAAGCAAAGTGCAGAAACGACACCACCATGACCATGGAAAGTGTGAGTGACAAATCCGCCTCTGATATCCCAGACCTTGATTGAACCATCGGCACCGCCAGTGGCAAGCAGTGTTCCAGTAGGGTCAACAGCAATGGTCACAACGGGAGCTGTGTGGGGCTTAAGGGTTCGGAGAAGTTTTGCTTCAATGGTCTGAGAAGCTTCGTCGAAAGTTGAGAGGCCGTAGATTCGCATGGACATCGAGCGCGAGCAGACAATGGCGTGTGAGGCGGAAGGCGTAACTAAGCAAATTGTCAGCGTTTTATTCTCACCCCTAGGGCTTACAATACTCACTAGCCAGACCTGTGACAATTTCTCCATCCTGCAGCGTTCATGTGGTTAGTGTTTTGCAATTGGCGAAGATACCCAAGGCGACAAAACGTACCCCCTCCAGGCTAGTAAGCTGGTTACCAGTCTCCAAATCAACGATCAAGGCATCCTCGCCCACGCAGCTCAGCAGGATGCGCCCACTGGCATCAAGCGCCGTGCTACCTCCGGTGTAAATGGGGCGGAGCGTGCGGGACGCCTCGAAAGTTGTTTTGACAATAGCTTTCGACATGACTCTATAATATCTCGGCGTAAGTAAGTAAAGACTAGCACGCCATTGGCCAGTCAAAGAGCCGTAGAGATTGAATGATCGCAAAAAACGGCAGCTCGAGCGGGCAACTTTTTTTGatgtttgcactgtttgttTGGTGATAAGATATGGCTCGTGCCTCAGGCCAAGTGTAGCCGCATAAATAGCCACATGTGTACTTTCAACCGCTGGGCAATCGTCTGATCATGCTTCATCGCTTGCTATTTTGAATCCACAGGGTTCCGCGGGTTTTGTACCGATGGCAAACTAGAAGGCGATGTAGCTACGCTACTGGCGCAGTGATCTTGCACGATATGGGTCGACAGGCTTATTTGAACCGGCTCGCTTTGGTAAGCTTCACCTTTTTACGCGCGTACCCCCTATACTTGCTATTGGAAACTTTGGGTCATGGATGGTGACAGATGATTATGATTTATCTCGAGAGGCCTAAAGTCTTCTGAAACCGAACCAGTCACCAGTCACCACCTGGCTCTGTTTCATCATTTCTATCCTGATATACAAACCCATCCCAAACGCGTCTTGCCCTACATGCTTAATCGAGCGTAGTTATAAACCTGATAGTATATcatattgactgatttcaaGGGCCGGTCCCCTTACGAAGCTCCCGACAATGCGGCAGTTGACCCTTCTACTCCAGTCCGACGGGTTTCCAACGTCCATGCAGACAACTATACGCAGCAATATGATTCTCGAGGACACCCTGTTAATCCCGAGTCCAGAACCTTTGGGAAAGAACTCCGGAGAGCAAAGAATGACATCCTTTCAACAATGGGGATTGTCGTGAGTGGAGAAGACCGCAATTCTAGTATCCCCAATGAGCAGCAAAGGATCAACCAAATTGCGAGTGAAAATGACTTCGGACTAGTCATCACAACTCTCGACCaaattttcattttctttggtACCTGGTGGACATCTTCAGTCACCGGTCGAGTTCAGGTAAATGCACCACAGACTACTCTTGATGTCGAATGGGCTGACGCTCGAATGTTGATGTTTAGACTTACCGGCAGTACGCCCATTCTGCATTACTCAGTGCCATACAGTCTGAAAGAGACACTGCAGGGATCCTTAGCTTCTGTTTTTCGGGAATTCCTGCCTGGGCAATTTCCAGTGGATTGGCTATAGCTCGTGAAACCCCGCTGAAACGGGTGCTCGTCTCTTTCCGGGACTACGTTCAGTCTTTGACGGGCGACTCACTTGGAGTTCGTTCTCTTTTCGGGCTTTTATACACAGGGTGAGCACATCCTTCGTCCGTTAACATAGACAAGACAACTAATCATGAACAAAGGGCGAGAAATGCTGTGCTCATGTTGTCTATGGAGTTCTACATGTACTCCACACTCCAATCTCTTTCCCTTGCGTCTCCATATGGAATCCCCGGCGTGCAGCTTTTACTTCCCTTCCGCAGGGAATCTTTGCTACAACTGCCACCCTTGCCCGCTGATTTCTCCCCTCACTCCCTGGGGAATTCTCTTGTGGATCTGTTAATCTCCCCTGGTGTTTTAGTGTTTCTCTATGGCTACTACTTACGACCAGAGCTTGAGGAGCGTATCTACCGGTTAATCAGAAGACATCTTCCAAAGCCAGCCCTCCCTGATGAACTCTCAGTCCGCGTTGCCTTCGAAGAAAACCTGATAGAGTGGGTGGTGCCCACCCTGGGCCGCAGATCTGATGAAGAATTATACCGCAGCAAGCTCACCCTATTCGAAGACATCAAGTTCGAACTGGCCACTTTTCGGAGATGGGTATCATCCCTTTTTGGACTAAGATCGAACCAACTGTCAGAGAAGCAAGCTCTCCAGTCTCTCTGGGACGAGAGGCTTCAAAATCTACGTAATTCCATTGAGTCGTTGCAAAATGAACTTGACGGAGTCCAAGGCAACCTTGTTGCCGAAGAAGGACAAAATGATCCCGTGCCTAGGCCTCCGGGGATTACTCCTGATTCCCAGGTTGCCGCTCTTGCATCCCGAGCACGACCAGAGGATGCAAGCCGACCCACGCATTTGACTCAGGCAGAATCAGTTATTGGGATGAATCAAGTGCTTACAAATGAAAATCGCATGTCTCAATCGCCTGGGGAAATGAGCAGTGACTATTTTTCCGAGATAGCCACTGCTGGACGAACAAGTCGCCTCTCGGCCACTTCGACCCCGCAGGACCAAACAGCCCCGTTACAAAATGGTGAAGATTTTGCTACGGACAGACAGAGCTCGCGATCTAATACTCTCTTTTCTCGCTCATCATCACCAGAAACATCACCTCCTACGTCGCCTCGCGTAAGAGCATCCTTGATACATCAAAGCTCCGACGTCATTACGATGCAACTTGAGTTGATGGGCCATCGGAACCGTCAACCACAGATACAAGCTTCAAATCCCGCTCAGCTGAATGCACTAGTGAGCAACCGTTTGTCAGGATATAATAGAAACCAAGCGGCCATGGGCAGACGATCCATAGCCGAGTTTCTCGAGGCTCTTATCTTAAGTCAGGCTCAGTTCCAAGCCCAGCAGCCCCCGGCGGCGGCAGATATGGATGGCCCCTCAAGTATCACTGCAAGACCATCCAACACCCCCCCTCAAGACTTGGGTGCCCCTGACTTGGCCCCTCAAATCCCGGCCCCAGAAACTCAAGCCACCGACACTCCAACTTCAGAGTCAATCGAGGAAGCACTAGGGTCTATCGTTCCAAACATTCTCCCAGACGGCGTGGAAGAACCCGATGACGAAGAGCCCTCTAATGAAACCCACCCTGTCGCAGATCATAATGAAGACACCCAATCCGACACCCTCGCTCAGCCAATTCTACCTTCTTCTCTAGTTCCTG
Above is a genomic segment from Penicillium digitatum chromosome 3, complete sequence containing:
- a CDS encoding Small nucleolar ribonucleoprotein complex subunit, putative, with the protein product MSKAIVKTTFEASRTLRPIYTGGSTALDASGRILLSCVGEDALIVDLETGNQLTSLEGDGEIVTGLAITPSASHAIVCSRSMSMRIYGLSTFDEASQTIEAKLLRTLKPHTAPVVTIAVDPTGTLLATGGADGSIKVWDIRGGFVTHTFHGHGGVVSALCFFEVPAADSNAKSSKKNQSKQQAAEDDDEDTESSARTVSTAGFRLASGSEDGKMRVWDLHKRKSIASLESHVSLVRSLSFSSSENALVSASRDKTVIVWDARTWKTRRIIPVLESVEAAAFIADSGLCVIGGENGKLRVWDCNRGSEITEEQEAGEEFESVVAIQYTPGLPFVLTVHADQTLRLHSLESLSDYKPGSTLEPLAIIRRISGNDDEIIDLAYIGPDRSMLALATNTESIRVVSVAPSEDRPSTQGEEYFGADVTHLEGHDDIIICIDADWSGHWLATGAKDNTARLWRIDPKTSSYTCFAIFTGHAESLGAIALPRVPPPVGSAAYNDPLNHPPAFLITGSQDRTIKRWDTSKLAPLTGEKPHYPKAIYTRKAHEKDINAIDVDSTSELFASASQDRTVKIWAADEGSSVGVLRGHKRGVWSVRFAPQGTPIINSDSRTSTSRGLAVTGSGDKTVKLWSLSDYSCLLTFEGHTNSVLKVLWLPPPQVSNNQTDDEEDDEEAASARKNVIQDRPLIASAAADGLVKIWSPYTGELETTLDNHIDRVWALASPTPSGSRADVKPTSSKLNTTPYAIASGSADATVTFWTDTTSSTYTAAVNASSARVEQDQELQNYIRAGAYREAITLALQLNHPGRLLSLFTSAINAADDPTAPAEDRERAAASLSGNPSIDEVLQNLDPANLRTLLLRLRDWNTNARTSRVSQRILHALFRSYPASTFVELATQSVRGKDGRAAAGLKDILQALAAYTERHYKRVEELVDDSYLVEWVLGEMDGGVGLGGLRDLTVGNVSDEEQHEKDVIMLEA
- a CDS encoding DNA-directed DNA polymerase, family B, conserved site; the protein is MGRQAYLNRLALGRSPYEAPDNAAVDPSTPVRRVSNVHADNYTQQYDSRGHPVNPESRTFGKELRRAKNDILSTMGIVVSGEDRNSSIPNEQQRINQIASENDFGLVITTLDQIFIFFGTWWTSSVTGRVQTYRQYAHSALLSAIQSERDTAGILSFCFSGIPAWAISSGLAIARETPLKRVLVSFRDYVQSLTGDSLGVRSLFGLLYTGARNAVLMLSMEFYMYSTLQSLSLASPYGIPGVQLLLPFRRESLLQLPPLPADFSPHSLGNSLVDLLISPGVLVFLYGYYLRPELEERIYRLIRRHLPKPALPDELSVRVAFEENLIEWVVPTLGRRSDEELYRSKLTLFEDIKFELATFRRWVSSLFGLRSNQLSEKQALQSLWDERLQNLRNSIESLQNELDGVQGNLVAEEGQNDPVPRPPGITPDSQVAALASRARPEDASRPTHLTQAESVIGMNQVLTNENRMSQSPGEMSSDYFSEIATAGRTSRLSATSTPQDQTAPLQNGEDFATDRQSSRSNTLFSRSSSPETSPPTSPRVRASLIHQSSDVITMQLELMGHRNRQPQIQASNPAQLNALVSNRLSGYNRNQAAMGRRSIAEFLEALILSQAQFQAQQPPAAADMDGPSSITARPSNTPPQDLGAPDLAPQIPAPETQATDTPTSESIEEALGSIVPNILPDGVEEPDDEEPSNETHPVADHNEDTQSDTLAQPILPSSLVPGQLASTLSQVHRVTLLSAYPVDSLASHLAAAISGLILAPLEALYLRSLARSWIISHPSSVTHLSDVHPLGLWYGGSTWPDIRDYSYRLVLMRGMQVAMRAGIWGFLVGSTMRIGRKFCGWGAL